A region from the Geotrypetes seraphini chromosome 10, aGeoSer1.1, whole genome shotgun sequence genome encodes:
- the LOC117368300 gene encoding uncharacterized protein LOC117368300: MKHVEADEDVMQELRSLREEVKRLRCIREDEAFIDEAIQELSHTAERSLDKTILGTPKPTALNSTIGIQEMIGDAGPWQLVTSSTGKQRNPPPFSPSSSFSLKQGSSTPTPQLSLKNRFHVLQEGTDEDEAEEDSEHRTPAAVLAARSTPPRKERRVVVIGDSMLRGTEGPICRPDLQSREVPTILPEAHQTASLKTSRPWEEN; the protein is encoded by the exons ATGAAACATGTAGAAGCAGACGAGGACGTTATGCAGGAActgcggagcctcagggaggaggtgaaacgcctgaggtgcatcagggaggatgaggccttcatcgacgaagcCATCCAGGAATTGTCTCACACCGCAGAACGAAGCCTCGACAAGACCATCCTTGGCACCCCCAAACCTACAGCTCTAAACTCAACGATCGGAATACAGGAGATGATTGGAGATgccggtccctggcagctggtaacctcttctactggcaagcaaagaaacccccccccattctcaccttcttcttctttttctctcaaacagggcagttcAACACCAACGCCACAACTTTCcctgaaaaacagatttcacgtCCTTCAAGAAGGAACTGACGAGGATGAAGCAGAGGAGGATTCCGAACACAGAACACCGGCTGCAGTTCTCGCTGCTAGATCCACCCCCCCTCGGAaggagcgcagagtggtggtcatcggagactccatgctaagaggcaccgaaggaccaatttgcagaccagatttgcagtcgagggag gtaccaacgatactgccagaagcacatcagacagcatccctAAAGACTTCGAGGCCCTGGGAAGAAAACTAa